AAAGATTAAAAAATGTAATTTGTTTTCTAAGCAATAATTTAAATTACTAATATGCACGAAAATACCATTTTAAAGCTCCTACAGTGCATTTTAATTTGTTTCATATAAAATCCTACATAAAAACCATTTAAATGTGCTGTAGAACGATTTAAGAGCGTTTAAAGTATTATTTATTTAAAATATAGACTTTTACATCAAAGCTACATAATCACAGATTTTGATTCTTAATGGTCAATCTGTTCATGTGCATTTTTGTAAATAATTTAGCAAATAAAAAAGTTATCCACATTTTTTAAAAAAAAGTTATCCACATTTTTTTTGTTTTAAATTCTTTTAAATTCTTTTAAATTCTTTTAAGTCAAAATTTTTCCTTGTTTTTCAACGTGTGTAGAGTGCATATAGCACCGTTTATCGACCCATATAGCACCGTTTATCGACCCATATAGCACCGTTTATCGACCCATATAGCACCGTTTATCGACCCATTGACACCATTATTAGATAATGGTGTTATATTATTATTTTTGTATATATGGTATTCTATGAAAGAAGTAATTGTTAAAGATAATGCACTAATTAATGCCAGTTATAATTTAGATTTAATAGAACAACGATTAGTATTACTTGCTATTATTGAAGCAAGAGAAACAGGAAAGGGCATCAATACTAATAATGCTTTAACTGTTCATGCATCCAGTTATATTAACCACTTTAACGTGGAAAAACACACTGCTTATGCAGTATTAAAACAAGCTTCTGAAAGTCTTTTTGAACGTAGATTTAGCTATCAATTTACCAATGCAAAAGGAAACGTAGAATACGTTAAATCTAGGTGGGTTAGTGAAATCAGATACATAGAAAGTGAAGCTTTAATTAAATTAATATTTTCTCCTTCCGTCGTGCCATTAATTACACGTCTGGAAAAACATTTTACAAGTTACGAGTTAAAACAAGTTAATCAATTATCCAGTCGATATGCAATACGCTTGTACGAAATATTAATCTCATGGCGTAGTACAGGTAAAACCCCTATTTTTGAACTAGAAAGTTTTCGAACTCAATTAGGTATAGAAAAAAATGAATATAAAAGAATGGAATTATTTAAAAGGCGAGTTCTTGATATAGCTATATCTCAGATTAATGATTTTACTGATATTTTTATTCAATATGAACAACATAAAAATGGTAAAACAATAATTGGTTTTAGCTTTTCCTTTAGGCAATCAAAGTAAAAATATTATTTTTAAGTAATAATTACTAGAAATTAAT
This Commensalibacter oyaizuii DNA region includes the following protein-coding sequences:
- the repM gene encoding replication initiation protein RepM, which codes for MKEVIVKDNALINASYNLDLIEQRLVLLAIIEARETGKGINTNNALTVHASSYINHFNVEKHTAYAVLKQASESLFERRFSYQFTNAKGNVEYVKSRWVSEIRYIESEALIKLIFSPSVVPLITRLEKHFTSYELKQVNQLSSRYAIRLYEILISWRSTGKTPIFELESFRTQLGIEKNEYKRMELFKRRVLDIAISQINDFTDIFIQYEQHKNGKTIIGFSFSFRQSK